A genome region from Festucalex cinctus isolate MCC-2025b chromosome 17, RoL_Fcin_1.0, whole genome shotgun sequence includes the following:
- the LOC144004778 gene encoding fatty acyl-CoA hydrolase precursor, medium chain-like — MKFHGEETLFFLSALLYFCVAAERDAPVVHTDLGSLKGVHASVKGKEMGVYAYLGVPFAKPPVGPGLRLAPPQKVEAWQGVRDASRQPPMCIQHKQFLTDLLQMIDGIAEDIPDVSEDCLYLNIYTPANRAHDAKLPVMAWIHGGGFALGSASMYDGSALAAYQDVVVVLIQYRLGVLGFLSTGDEHLPGNFGLLDQVEALRWIQKHIANFGGDPASVTVFGESAGGVSVSLLLLSPLSNGLIHRAIAESGTAVMDALVSNDPLPIAQVVANASGCSIESTQAIASCLRNIDIDHFLTLAQDPTIRISINAEGHFLTKPINELFEKHEIQTVPFMTGVNDDEGGWLIPTFMAPPNWTEGMDREQVVNTMSIFNPKDSSVIDLMVEEYIGAGEDREKNRDGFTEFFGDYLFNIPAIKTANAHRDAGARVYLYEYQHPPHFLKAKRPSFVKSDHADEIFTVLGFCFTKHQILLNATCLEEEEQLSRTMMAYWGNFARTGSPNGDGLAHWPTYGTEEKYLAINAKEQVTSQHLKKDRFVFFTRILPEKVRLHQEKMERSEL, encoded by the exons ATGAAGTTCCATGGAGAGGAAACGCTTTTCTTCCTTTCAGCTCTGTTGTATTTCTGTGTTGCAGCAGAACGCGATG CGCCTGTTGTCCACACGGACCTTGGCAGCCTGAAAGGCGTGCATGCAAGTGTAAAAGGGAAGGAGATGGGTGTCTACGCCTACCTGGGCGTCCCATTTGCCAAGCCACCTGTTGGCCCTGGTCTGAGACTGGCTCCACCCCAGAAAGTGGAGGCATGGCAGGGAGTGAGAGACGCCAGCAGGCAGCCACCAAT GTGCATTCAACATAAACAGTTCCTTACAGATCTTCTGCAGATGATAGATGGCATAGCAGAAGACATTCCGGATGTTTCAGAGGACTGTCTTTACCTCAACATTTACACTCCTGCAAACAGAGCTCATGATGCTAAGCTTCCA GTCATGGCATGGATCCATGGTGGGGGCTTTGCTTTAGGATCAGCTTCAATGTATGACGGATCCGCCCTGGCTGCTTACCAGGATGTGGTTGTGGTGCTGATCCAATATCGCTTGGGAGTTTTGGGCTTTCTCAG CACAGGAGATGAGCATCTGCCCGGTAACTTTGGCCTGCTGGACCAGGTTGAAGCCCTCCGCTGGATCCAAAAGCACATCGCCAACTTTGGGGGAGATCCAGCCTCAGTCACCGTTTTCGGAGAGTCTGCTGGTGGAGTGAGCGTTTCCCTGTTG CTTCTATCACCATTATCCAATGGCCTGATCCATCGAGCCATTGCTGAAAGTGGAACTGCTGTAATGGATGCGTTGGTGTCAAATGATCCTCTACCAATAGCACAG GTTGTGGCTAATGCATCTGGATGTAGCATAGAAAGCACACAGGCGATTGCTTCCTGCTTGAGAAACATTGACATTGACCATTTCTTGACTTTAGCACAG GACCCAACAATAAGAATTTCTATAAATGCGGAAGGACATTTCCTGACCAAGCCAATAAACGAGCTCTTCGAGAAGCATGAAATTCAGACCGTCCCATTCATGACTGGTGTAAATGATGATGAAGGTGGCTGGTTAATTCCTACT TTCATGGCTCCTCCAAACTGGACTGAAGGAATGGACCGGGAGCAGGTTGTTAACACGATGTCCATCTTCAAT CCCAAAGACTCCAGTGTCATAGATTTGATGGTAGAGGAATATATTGGAGCTGGAGAAGATCGTGAGAAAAATAGAGATGGTTTTACTGAGTTCTTTGGGGACTATTTGTTCAACATTCCTGCCATTAAGACTGCAAATGCTCACAGAG ATGCAGGTGCCCGCGTGTACTTGTATGAGTACCAGCATCCGCCTCATTTCTTGAAGGCAAAAAGGCCAAGCTTTGTTAAGTCTGACCATGCAGACGAAATCTTTACAGTTTTAGGGTTttgctttacaaaacaccagattCTACTAAATG CTACATGCCTCGAGGAAGAAGAACAACTTAGTCGAACGATGATGGCCTACTGGGGTAACTTTGCTCGGACAGG GTCACCTAATGGAGATGGCCTTGCTCACTGGCCGACATATGGAACAGAAGAGAAGTACCTAGCAATAAATGCAAAGGAGCAGGTCACTTCCCAGCACCTAAAGAAGGATCGTTTTGTCTTTTTCACTCGGATCCTCCCAGAGAAGGTTCGACTGCATCAAGAGAAGATGGAGCGCAGTGAACTTTAG